The following is a genomic window from Syntrophaceae bacterium.
GCGACACAGCCTCCCAGGGGAGAGGGGAGCTTGTAATTGTCTCTCCCGCCAGGGGAGAGGGTGTTCATTGCATGATAACTCCATACCTAGGACGGAGTCCGCACCTCGCAATGAAGAGAAAAATGCTCCTCGAAATGACAGAATGGCGATCAGGACTCGGCGCCCAGTTCCACGCCCATCTCGGCGGCGAGTCTCGCCATGAGCTCGCGCGGGATGCTGTCGCGCAGGTCCTGGATGTCGGTCTGCATGACCTCGCAGAAGGCGTGCACGAAGGACTCGTACATGAGGATGAGGTTATTGACGCCGGCGTCCTCGAGGCCCGTCTTGAGCCCCTCCTCGATGCTCATAACGATGAACTCGTCATCGGCCAGGCCGAGGGAGGACTTCCGGATCTGTTCGAGGTACTTCTCGGGCGGGATCGACTCGTTGGCGAGCATCCAGTTGAGCTGCAGGCAGATCAGGTAACAATATTCGGCACGCTCGCAGACCTCTTTTTCGCTCAGCATCCGTCCACCTCCACTATGTCGCGCTGTACAGGCGGTCGCCTTTGCGGGTCCGGTCGTAGCAGAAGGCGTCCATGCCGGGGATGACGACCCTCACGGCCGGGACTCCCGTCTCGGGCCGGGTCAGGTCCACGGCGATGACCCGGTCGAGGCCCCGCTCCCGCAGCCTCGCAAGGCAGGCTCTCAGGTCCTCGGTGATGTCGCTGCTGTACCCGATTTCCATGTCCGAGAGGCGCTTGACGCTGCGGACGGCGAACCGCGGGTCTTCCATCGCCTCGTCGTGGGTGAGGTACAGGGGGCTCGCGTCCCGCAGCCCGTCGGGACCGTTCTTGACGAGGAAGAGCGCCCGCGTCGTGGCCACCTCCATGAGCGCCCGTCCCATGGCGACCCTCGGGTCCGTGTGGGCGCCGAACCCCTCGACGGGCAGCGTGTCGCCGCTGCGCAGGTCCTTGGAAAAGGCCGCCACGACGGGGATCCCGATGTCGGAGGTGATGTCGCGGGCGATGACCTCGAGCCCGGCCTGCTCGAATTTCGATGCGATGTCGAGAAGGAACCGGTTTTCGGGCCTGTCGTCGATGACCACCGGCTCGCCGTAGTCGCGGTTGTACTTGGCGATACTCCAGGCGTCGCGCTCGACGATCTCCGTCAGCGCGTGGAAGACGGCCTCCTCGAGGGTGTTGCCCGAGGCGAGGCCGTTGGTGTGCGAGCCGTAGAGAAGCCCCTCGTCCCGGTGGAAGGGGTGGTAGACCTCCCTCGCGGGGACGAGGATCTCCTCGCAGCGGCAGATGTCGTAGCCCTCCACCCAGTGCAGTTCGCTGTCTGGCGTGTAGTCGCTGAACTGGGAGAGGATGAGTGTCGTGGGGTCGAGGGTGTTGCGCCTCGTGCGCAGGGCGTTGTAACTGCCCACGATGAGGCGGTCGGCCCATTCCTCGCGGAACTCGGAGGAGTAGCGCTCGATCGACTCGAGGGTGAGGGACACCTGGGCCTGTACGGGAGACAGCCCCTTGCCGGTGTGAAAGGTCCTGGACTCGTCGGGCCGCAGCCGCCAGCACGTGAAGACGGGGATGCCGATGCGGTCCAGGTCCGTCGCATCGCGGAAGTCCTGCATCCCGAGCAGATCCCGCATGCCCTCGACGAATCGCAGGGTGTCGCCGGGCGGCCGAGACCGGTGCGTCTCGCGGATGTAGACCTTCGGGCAGCTTCCGAGCGTGATCGGCGCCATCGACCCTCCTCGCTGTTGAAGTTGCCGTAATCAACGCCATTTCCGGGGGCAAAGTCAACAGAAAAGACAGGCCCGGAAGCAAAGGGTCGAAGAGTGCAAGCCTCTCCCGCGAAAGGAGAGGAAAGAAAAGGAGGTTGAACAGGGACTACAGATTCTTTGCTGCCCAGAGGGCGGCCTGGAGGCGGTTGGGGACGTTGATCTTCTTGAAGATGTTGTAGATGTGGGTCTTGACGGTGTGCGGGCTGATGCAGATCCGGGCGGCAATCTCCTCGTTCGTGGCCCCCGAGACGACCATGCTCAGGATCTCGAGTTCCCGCTGCGTCAGGAAGATCACCTCCTTGTTGTGGGCCTCGCCGGCGGAGCGCTGCGACAGGATGCACTTGGCCATGATGTCCCGGGAGAGCCACATCTCGCCCTTGAACAGGGCCTGGATCCCCTTCACCAGCTGGTCGACGGTGTCCGTTTCGTAGAAGAACCCCCGGATGCCCCAGGAGACGGCCCTCTCCTCGATGCCGAGTCCGGGCCTGACGTTGAACAGGGCCACGAGGCAGTTCGACAGGACTCGCTTACCCGACACGGCCAGCGCCATGAAGTACTTCACGGGGTCCCGTTCCGGGCAGTCCAGCAGGACGAGCGTGCTGTGATCGGACTCCGCCGGGTTCACGGTGATCGCGGCGGGATCGGAGGCGATGAGGCACGTCACGCCGGTGTGCACGGTCAAGTAGTGGGTCATCAGGTCGCACTGCAGCCTGCGGGCGCTGACGATCTGGATCGTCTTCTTGTCGAGAGAGCCTGCCTTTGCCGTCTTGCTTTTCATGGCCTCTGCGGACGATTAGAACGGGATTAGAGTGTATCTAATACTCTGGTATTAGTGACAAGCATATTCCGTTCCACAATTCCAAGGATCGCAAAATATATTGATATTACAGCAAATACAGATACTTGCGATGGACCCGGGCGGGCTGGGCGCTGGAGGGGCGACTGTCGTGTCCTCTGACAGACATGGAAGGATCGAATCCATGCCTCAACGGGAAACGCAGGGCAGGGGAGTACCGGAAACGGCAAGGACTCGTGTCAGGCGGTTCCCGGGGTGCGGGTCGCCGTCGGGGCGATGACGTAGTCCTCGCTGAAGCGGATGGCCATTCCGTCCTGCTGTGCACGGGTGACCGTGCCGAGGATGCGGATGCGGGTTCTCCCGGGGCTCCGGAACGTCTTGAGGCTGTCGTAGGAAAGCATGAGGTCGAGCCGCACCTTCGTGCCTTCCGTCAGGGCGGCATCCGTGCGGAAGTAGGCGCCGCCGGCGCAGACGTTGGCCGTCTTGAGGGAAATCTTTCTCCTCTTCGCCGTTCTCGCCAAGGTCTCGATCTTCACCGGTACCGCGAGATCGTAGCGCTCGAATTTCCTGCGTTCGACCATCCGGGATCGCCCCGCTGTCTGTTATGGCAGCAGTCTATCGTGCAGGGGCGCAAAAGCAAGATGGAAAAAAGTATGATTTTGCCTAATAAAAAATCATGAGAAAAATCGAGGGAACTAATCCTTCGAGCATTAGTCCGGATATATGCAAAACGGAAAATGATTTCAATTTTCGCGGTCTTGTGCTACTCTTGCGGGGCTGAAAGTTATCGACAGTCGCGACTGATGTGACCATTGTGACTGATGTTACAAGCTGTGGGATCCGGGGGCAGCAGGCATAGGGGGGAGTCATGAAGATCGAGGTCAAAGTTTGCAGACCGTCCTCCTTCAAGGGGGAGGCGATCGTGGTCTTGCACTTCGAGGGCGAGAGAAAGCTCGACGGGCCGGCGCTCGAACTTGACCGGCAGTCGGGGGGCGTCCTCGGGGATCTGATCAAGAGCGGGGATTTTGCCGGCAAACACGCCCAGGTTTCCGTCGTCTACACCCGGGGTGCACTTCCCGCCCAGAGGATATTCCTGCTGGGTCTCGGCAAGAGGAAGGATTTCGACCTCGAGAAGGCGCGCAGGGGATTCTCGAAGGCGGCCCGCTCGGCCCGTGAACTGGGGCTCAAGGAATTCGCGATCTGCCTCGATCCCGTCCCGGGGGGGGCCAGCCTGGAAGACATGACCGAGGCAGCCGTTGAGGGCGTGCTTCTCGGGCTGTACCGGTTTACGCAGTTCAAGACCGCCAAGGAGAACGGGCAGGGGGAAGTGCGGAAGCTTGTTTTTCTCGCGCCTGATGCCCGGGAGGCGCGGCGCATGAAGGCCGCGGCGTCAGCTGCCGAGATCGTCTCGAGGGCCGTCTGCTATGCACGGGATCTCGTATCGACGCCGTCCAACGAGATGACGCCCACCGACATGGCGCGCCGTGCGAAGGAGGCAGCCGCGTCGAAGAAGGTTCGGCTGACCGTTCTCGGGAACCGCGAGATGCAGAGGCTCGGGATGAACGCGCTTCTCGCCGTTGCCCGGGGCAGCATGGAGCCCGCCCGCTTCATCATTCTCGAATACTCGGGGGGCCTCCGCGGTGAGAAGCCCTACGTGATCGTCGGCAAGGGCCTGACCTTCGACAGCGGGGGCATTTCCCTCAAACCGCCCGACAAGATGGAGGAGATGAAGGCCGACATGTCGGGCGGGGCCGCCGTGCTGGCCGTCGTCAAGGCCGCGGCGGAGCTGGGTTTGCCGCTCAACCTGGTGGGGCTCGTCCCGGCCACGGAAAACCTCCCGGGCGGGCGCGCCTACAAGCCCGGCGATGTGCTGCGCTCCATGTCCGGGCAGACCATCGAGGTCATCAGCACCGATGCGGAGGGCCGGCTCATCCTTGCCGATGCGCTGACCTATGCGGGCCGCTTCAAGCCGAGGGCCATCATCGACCTGGCCACCCTGACGGGGGCCTGCGTCATCGCGCTGGGCGAGGACGTCATCGGCATGATGGGCAACGATGCGGACCTCAAGGACGGCCTGCGGAAAGCCGCGGGGGAGACCGGGGAGAAGCTGTGGGAACTTCCGATCTGGGACGACTACGCCGAGCTCATCAAGAGCGACGTGGCGGACATGAAGAACACGGGGGGTCGGGCCGGCGGGGCCATCACGGCGGCCGTCTTCCTGGGAAAGTTCGTGGGCGGCACCCCCTGGGTGCACCTTGACATCGCCGGGCCGGCCTGGCTCAGCAAGGAAAAGCCCTACATCCCCCGCGGCGCCTCGGCCGTGGGTGTGCGGCTCCTGCTGCGTTTCCTCCGGGACCGGGCTGCCACGAAGCGGAAGAAATGAGGGAAGCAGGGGGAGATGCACCCTTCTGCAAAGGGGAATCGCTCATTTCCCGGATCCAGTGATAAAACGCGTCATCGCGGTGAGCCGAGGCCCCGGGCGCAGCGCGACGGGCAGCGTGGCGGTCTCGCCCTTTTCACGGGATTGCCGCGCACCCTGCGGGTGCCCGCAATGACCCGTTCTAAAGGTTTTCAGCTTCTGGTCGCTGGGTTCGGCATTTGAAAAGGGAATCCCCAGGAAATCCCCCTTTCGCAAAGGGGGACAGGGGGATTTGACGAAAAGAACGACATAGACAAACCGGCGAGACAAACGAAAGAATGCCACCGATCCTGAAGATCGAAAGCCTGAGCACCCATTTCGAGACGGCGCGGGGGAGCGTGAAGGCCGTCGACGGCGTGGACCTGCGTCTCGACGAGGGTGACACCCTCGGGATCGTCGGAGAGTCGGGGTGCGGCAAGACGGTGCTCGCGCTGTCCGTCATGCGTCTCGTGCCTAGGCCTCCGGGCCGCATCGTTTCCGGCCGTGTCCTGTTCGAGGGGGAGGACCTCCTGGCCCTGTCGGAGGAACAGATGCGCCGGGTCCGGGGCAAGCGGATCTCCATGATCTTCCAGGAGCCCATGACATCCCTCAACCCCGTGTTCCGCATCGGCGATCAGGTCGCCGAAACCCTCCGGCTCCACGAGGGGCTTTCCGCAAAAGACGCCCACGAGCGTGCCGTGGAGATGCTGCGGCTTGTCGGGATCCCCGCGCCCGAGCAGCGGGTGAGGGACTACCCGCACCAGATGAGCGGCGGGATGCGCCAGCGCGTGATGATTGCCATGGCCCTGTCGTGCAGGCCGAGGCTCATGCTCGCCGACGAACCCACGACGGCCCTGGACGTGACGATCCAGGCGCAGATCCTCGATCTGATCCAGGGCCTGAAGCAGGAAGTGGGCACATCGGTGATCCTGATCACGCACGATCTCGGGGTCATCGCCGAGGCCGCGCAGCAAGCGGCCGTCATGTACGCAGGCTGGGTCGTCGAGCAGGGCCCCGTGGGCGCGATCTTTTCATCGCCCCTTCACCCCTACACCGTGGGGCTCATGAATTCGATTCCACGCATCGATCGGGGACGTGCGGGCGACGGGTATCTCAACGTCATCCCCGGCACCATCCCCGACCTGCTCGAGCTTCCTTCGGGCTGCAAGTTCCGGGACCGCTGCTCCCGCGTCATGCCCGTCTGCGCCGAGAGGAAGCCGGAGCTTGTCGAGAAAACGCCGGGGCACTTCGTGCGCTGCTGGCTGTGGGTGTGAACGATGGCTGACGTTCTCGTTGACATCAGGGGCATTCGAAAGCACTTCCCCGTCAGGGGCGGGCCCATCAGCGGGCGAAAGTCCGTCGTCAAGGCCGTCGACGGAGTCGATCTCGCCGTGTACCGCGGGGAGACGCTGGGCCTGGTGGGCGAGAGCGGCTGCGGGAAGACCACCCTGGGCAGGCTCGTCGTCAGGCTCGAGGACCCCACGGAGGGGCAGATCCTGTTCGAGGGCGAGGACATCCTGGCATACGACGCGCGGAAGCTGAAAGCCTTCCGGCGCAAGGTCCAGATGATATTCCAGGACCCCTACTCCTCGCTCAACCCGCGCCGCAGCGCGGCGAGCACGATCGGGGAGCCCCTGCTGGTGCACGGCGTCGCGTCCGGGCGGGAGCGGGAGGAGGAAGTGGCCCGGCTCATGGAAAAGGTCGGCCTCACGCGGGAGCAGATGGGCCGGTACCCCCACGAGTTCAGCGGCGGCCAGCGGCAGCGGATCGGCATCGCCAGGGCGCTGGCCCTTCGTCCGAAGCTCATCATCGCCGACGAGCCCGTCTCAGCGCTCGACGTCTCCATCCAGGCCCAGATCCTGAACCTGCTTCGGAGCCTCCAGCGGGAATTCGAGCTGACCTACCTGTTCATCTCCCACGACCTGAGCGTCGTGGAGCACATGAGCGACCGTGTGGCCGTCATGTACCTGGGGAAGATCGTCGAACTCGCCGGGAGCGCCGATCTGTACAACCGCCCGTTGCACCCCTACACCCAGGTCCTCATCTCGGCCATCCCCGTTCCCGATCCGGGCCGCAGGGCCCGCCGCCTCGCAACAGGGGGCGATGTCCCGAGCCCGATCGACCCGCCGGCCGGATGCGCCTTTCACCCCCGTTGCCTCCGCGCGGGCGATGCGTGCAGGAGCGTCGTCCCTGCCCTGGTGGAGCGGGAGAAGGGGCATTTCGTCGCCTGCCATCTCCTGGACTGACCGTTTTTTTGTCCTTGCTTTTTCCGACCATCAAATCACATTATGGCTTCGGCACGGAAGTTCCGGAAACGACCCCTTGGAAAGGAGAACGCCGATGCGCCGCGCAACATTGCCAGCATGGCTTGGGACGGTTTCAGTCGTGACGGTTATCATCGCCCTTGCCGCCTGCGCCACGGGCACCATCCTGAGGTGGAACCAGGTCGATGCGGGCGCCCTCATGCAGGGCGATGCGGGAAAGCAGTCGTACAACGTCATCCGGTTCGAGACCTTCGGCCCGAGAACGGAGCAGATCTTCGGGTACGTGCTCTACAAGGAGGGGATCGAGGTCGTGACGGGAGGGGGCATCCCGGTTGCGAGGCTGGGGAGGAAGACCCTTCAGGAGGTCATGGCCGATCACGAGCAGCAGATGAGGAGCAGGATGTTCACGGGAGGGAGCCGGCTCATCGTCCGGGAGTTCATGCGGGGCGATTCCGTCGTGGCTCTCACGGCAAGCGATCTCAACATGGATGTCCAGCTCTGGGACATCACCCAGGCAGACGGCCCACCTGTGCTTCGTCT
Proteins encoded in this region:
- a CDS encoding response regulator transcription factor, whose amino-acid sequence is MKSKTAKAGSLDKKTIQIVSARRLQCDLMTHYLTVHTGVTCLIASDPAAITVNPAESDHSTLVLLDCPERDPVKYFMALAVSGKRVLSNCLVALFNVRPGLGIEERAVSWGIRGFFYETDTVDQLVKGIQALFKGEMWLSRDIMAKCILSQRSAGEAHNKEVIFLTQRELEILSMVVSGATNEEIAARICISPHTVKTHIYNIFKKINVPNRLQAALWAAKNL
- a CDS encoding ABC transporter ATP-binding protein, yielding MPPILKIESLSTHFETARGSVKAVDGVDLRLDEGDTLGIVGESGCGKTVLALSVMRLVPRPPGRIVSGRVLFEGEDLLALSEEQMRRVRGKRISMIFQEPMTSLNPVFRIGDQVAETLRLHEGLSAKDAHERAVEMLRLVGIPAPEQRVRDYPHQMSGGMRQRVMIAMALSCRPRLMLADEPTTALDVTIQAQILDLIQGLKQEVGTSVILITHDLGVIAEAAQQAAVMYAGWVVEQGPVGAIFSSPLHPYTVGLMNSIPRIDRGRAGDGYLNVIPGTIPDLLELPSGCKFRDRCSRVMPVCAERKPELVEKTPGHFVRCWLWV
- a CDS encoding methanogenesis marker 1 protein, which produces MAPITLGSCPKVYIRETHRSRPPGDTLRFVEGMRDLLGMQDFRDATDLDRIGIPVFTCWRLRPDESRTFHTGKGLSPVQAQVSLTLESIERYSSEFREEWADRLIVGSYNALRTRRNTLDPTTLILSQFSDYTPDSELHWVEGYDICRCEEILVPAREVYHPFHRDEGLLYGSHTNGLASGNTLEEAVFHALTEIVERDAWSIAKYNRDYGEPVVIDDRPENRFLLDIASKFEQAGLEVIARDITSDIGIPVVAAFSKDLRSGDTLPVEGFGAHTDPRVAMGRALMEVATTRALFLVKNGPDGLRDASPLYLTHDEAMEDPRFAVRSVKRLSDMEIGYSSDITEDLRACLARLRERGLDRVIAVDLTRPETGVPAVRVVIPGMDAFCYDRTRKGDRLYSAT
- a CDS encoding leucyl aminopeptidase → MKIEVKVCRPSSFKGEAIVVLHFEGERKLDGPALELDRQSGGVLGDLIKSGDFAGKHAQVSVVYTRGALPAQRIFLLGLGKRKDFDLEKARRGFSKAARSARELGLKEFAICLDPVPGGASLEDMTEAAVEGVLLGLYRFTQFKTAKENGQGEVRKLVFLAPDAREARRMKAAASAAEIVSRAVCYARDLVSTPSNEMTPTDMARRAKEAAASKKVRLTVLGNREMQRLGMNALLAVARGSMEPARFIILEYSGGLRGEKPYVIVGKGLTFDSGGISLKPPDKMEEMKADMSGGAAVLAVVKAAAELGLPLNLVGLVPATENLPGGRAYKPGDVLRSMSGQTIEVISTDAEGRLILADALTYAGRFKPRAIIDLATLTGACVIALGEDVIGMMGNDADLKDGLRKAAGETGEKLWELPIWDDYAELIKSDVADMKNTGGRAGGAITAAVFLGKFVGGTPWVHLDIAGPAWLSKEKPYIPRGASAVGVRLLLRFLRDRAATKRKK
- a CDS encoding dipeptide ABC transporter ATP-binding protein, translated to MADVLVDIRGIRKHFPVRGGPISGRKSVVKAVDGVDLAVYRGETLGLVGESGCGKTTLGRLVVRLEDPTEGQILFEGEDILAYDARKLKAFRRKVQMIFQDPYSSLNPRRSAASTIGEPLLVHGVASGREREEEVARLMEKVGLTREQMGRYPHEFSGGQRQRIGIARALALRPKLIIADEPVSALDVSIQAQILNLLRSLQREFELTYLFISHDLSVVEHMSDRVAVMYLGKIVELAGSADLYNRPLHPYTQVLISAIPVPDPGRRARRLATGGDVPSPIDPPAGCAFHPRCLRAGDACRSVVPALVEREKGHFVACHLLD